The Marivirga tractuosa DSM 4126 genome contains the following window.
GCTGAATGGCTTTTTCCATTAGCTCTTTTGCCTCATCCAATACTAAATCTATTTCTTCCATTGCTTTTTATTTTTCAGAATTTATCAATGTACCAACATTTTCACCATTTATCAGGTCGTATAAGTTGCCAGCTTTATTCATGTCAAATACAATAATAGGTAAATTGTTCTCTTGACAAAGTGTAAAGGCTGTCATATCCATAACATTTAATCCTTTTTCATATACTTCTTGGAAAGTAATATTAGAATATCTAGTGGCATCTGCGTTTTTCTCAGGGTCAGAAGTATAAACTCCATCCACTCTGGTTCCTTTTAAAACAACATCTGCTTCTATTTCAATAGCTCTTAAACTTGCCGTAGAATCTGTAGTGAAATAAGGATTTCCAATCCCTGCTCCAAAAATTACAACTCTGCCTTTTTCTAAATGGCGGATTGCTCGTCTTCTAATAAAGGGTTCGCAAACTTGCTCCATATTGATGCCTGACATTAAACGAGTGAACATTCCATGGTTTTCTAATACACCTTGAACAGCCATCCCATTAATAACGGTGGCAAGCATTCCCATATAATCACCTTGCACTCTATCAATACCAGCAGCTTCAGCTTGAATTCCTCTAAAAATATTTCCTCCGCCTATTACGATAGCCACTTCAACGCCTTGGTCGTGTATTCTTTTAATTTCCTTTGCATATTGAGCTAGCCGCTTGGGGTCAATACCGTAGCCTTCATCCCCCATAAGAGCCTCACCACTTAATTTCAATAGAATACGTTTGAATTTCATAAGTTAAATTGTTGCTGTCCCTTTAAAAGTCTAATTTATATATTTTAAAAACCAATTCTATTATCTAAACTATTAGAATTGAATGATCAATTGATTTTTCTCAACACTATCGCCTTTTTTGGCTTTAATCTCAGCAATGGTTCCATCACCTGCTGCTTTTATCACATTTTCCATTTTCATGGCTTCTAATATTAATAAAGGATCTCCTTTCTTTACCTCGTCTCCTGGTGATACCATTATATCTATAATTAAACCTGGCATTGGAGCCTTAACATCATTCATCTGATTTTGATCCAAATCACTGATGCCCATTTCCTCCAAAAGTAAATCCATCTTGTCTTTTAATTCCAATTCAATGATTTTACCGTTCAATTGTAATTTGAACGTCTTACTTTCGTAGTCGATCTCTACTAAATGGGCATTGAAAGTTTGGTCGTTATAAATAATATGGAAGGACTGTTGATCAGTTTTACTTATGTCCCAATCAACTTGCTTGTCGTCTATGAAAATGCTACCGTCTTTAGTGGATAGTCGATATTCTTTTTCCGATTGACTGAATTTTATTTCGTACATAATTAAAATTTAACACGAAGATAGGAACACATATTAAATTTTACACATTTCATTTTAAAATTAGTGGGTACTGCATGGATTTTTTTTCACCTTTGGTGCTGAGAATTATACTAAATGCTTTTGCTGACCAATCAATTCAATTGGTAGGCTTCTTTTTCAAAACATTTCTCAAAATAATTTTTCTTATAAAGAACTGATTTACAAGAGATAGCAAATGCATTAAAATTAAGATTAAAAAAAAGTAATCTTTTTTGTCAGTAAAGTTTGATAAAATATAAAATCCATATAATTTTGCACTTCCTAAAACGAAAGGGATTTAGGAAATGCTTATTGAAACCAATTGGGGGAATACCAAAGCGGCCAACTGGGACGGACTGTAAATCCGTTGTCTTTCGACTTCACAGGTTCGAATCCTGTTTCCCCCACTTTGTAATCCGCAGCTTTAGCTAGGGTTTACATTTTGAATAAAATAATTACTTTTTATTAAGTAGATATTTTATCAAACAAGCGAGAGTAGCTCAGTTGGTAGAGCGGCAGCCTTCCAAGCTGCAGGTCGCGAGTTCGAACCTCGTCTCTCGCTCTAATAATACAATAGGCATTTCGGTGTAAATTAAGGCAGAACGGAAACGTCACTGCCTTTGTTAGGATGTGCCTGTAAGGGCACTGAATGATTTTAAGCCGATGTAGCTCAGGGGTAGAGTGCTTCCTTGGTAAGGAAGAGGTCGGGGGTTCAAATCCCCTCGTTGGCTCAATCAGTGTTATTGAATAAATATATTATAAATTTTAACTAAACTGAGGATTTTTCAAATATGGCTAAAGAAACCTTTGACCGTTCGAAACCACACGTGAATATCGGAACTATCGGTCACGTGGATCATGGTAAAACTACATTAACTGCAGCAATCTGTAAAGTACTATCTGATAAAGGATTTGCTGATGCAAGAGATTTCTCTTCTATTGACAACGCTCCAGAAGAGAAAGAAAGAGGTATTACAATTAACTCATCTCACGTAGAGTACGCTACAGAAAACCGTCACTATGCGCACGTTGACTGTCCAGGTCACGCGGATTATGTGAAAAATATGGTTACTGGTGCTGCTCAAATGGATGGAGCTATTCTAGTAGTAGCTGCTACAGATGGTCCAATGCCACAAACTCGTGAGCACATCCTTTTAGCTCGTCAGGTAGGTGTTCCTGCTGTTGTTGCTTTCTTAAACAAAGTAGATTTAGTTGACGATGAGGAGTTATTAGAATTAGTTGAAATGGAAGTAAGAGAATTGCTTTCTTTCTACGAATTCCCAGGTGATGATCTTCCAGTTATCCAAGGTTCTGCTTTAGGTGCTTTAGAAGGTGATGCTAAATGGGTAGGAAAAATTGACGAGTTAATGCAAGCTGTTGATGACTACATTCCATTACCAGAAAGATTAACTGACAAAGATTTCTTAATGCCAGTTGAGGATGTATTCTCTATTACTGGTCGTGGTACTGTTGCTACAGGTAGAATCGAAAGAGGTGTAATCAACTCTGGTGATCCTGTTGATTTGATCGGTATGGGAGCTGAAAACTTAAAGTCTACTGTGACTGGTGTTGAGATGTTCCGTAAAATATTAGATAGAGGTGAAGCTGGTGATAACGTTGGTCTTTTGTTAAGAGGTATTGAAAAAGCTCAGATCAAAAGAGGTATGATTATCTGTAAGCCAGGTTCTGTAACTCCACACGCTCATTTCAAAGCTGAGGTTTACGTTCTATC
Protein-coding sequences here:
- a CDS encoding acetyl-CoA carboxylase biotin carboxyl carrier protein subunit: MYEIKFSQSEKEYRLSTKDGSIFIDDKQVDWDISKTDQQSFHIIYNDQTFNAHLVEIDYESKTFKLQLNGKIIELELKDKMDLLLEEMGISDLDQNQMNDVKAPMPGLIIDIMVSPGDEVKKGDPLLILEAMKMENVIKAAGDGTIAEIKAKKGDSVEKNQLIIQF
- the pyrH gene encoding UMP kinase, whose amino-acid sequence is MKFKRILLKLSGEALMGDEGYGIDPKRLAQYAKEIKRIHDQGVEVAIVIGGGNIFRGIQAEAAGIDRVQGDYMGMLATVINGMAVQGVLENHGMFTRLMSGINMEQVCEPFIRRRAIRHLEKGRVVIFGAGIGNPYFTTDSTASLRAIEIEADVVLKGTRVDGVYTSDPEKNADATRYSNITFQEVYEKGLNVMDMTAFTLCQENNLPIIVFDMNKAGNLYDLINGENVGTLINSEK
- the tuf gene encoding elongation factor Tu, whose product is MAKETFDRSKPHVNIGTIGHVDHGKTTLTAAICKVLSDKGFADARDFSSIDNAPEEKERGITINSSHVEYATENRHYAHVDCPGHADYVKNMVTGAAQMDGAILVVAATDGPMPQTREHILLARQVGVPAVVAFLNKVDLVDDEELLELVEMEVRELLSFYEFPGDDLPVIQGSALGALEGDAKWVGKIDELMQAVDDYIPLPERLTDKDFLMPVEDVFSITGRGTVATGRIERGVINSGDPVDLIGMGAENLKSTVTGVEMFRKILDRGEAGDNVGLLLRGIEKAQIKRGMIICKPGSVTPHAHFKAEVYVLSKDEGGRHTPFFNKYRPQFYLRTTDVTGEIKLPENVEMVMPGDNVTIEVNLINKVACEKGLRFAIREGGRTVGAGQVTEILD